The following are from one region of the Harpia harpyja isolate bHarHar1 chromosome 4, bHarHar1 primary haplotype, whole genome shotgun sequence genome:
- the LOC128141065 gene encoding T-cell activation Rho GTPase-activating protein-like gives MGLPWPFARRGTSAAAEVPGPSGSGGGGALFGRPLADLCSQDSTLPQTIQDLLALLHEHGPSTEGIFRLAASERASRELREALDSGAEVRLESQPAHLLAIVLKDFLHKIPSKLLEAELYEEWMSALQKSSRQEKLAGLKEYVWRAACLLHGEWQRGGRQVARGQPPPAQALAGPAAKHQQERGHQQDDCRQPGHLRGAKPPQPTRGAHAPPDALVQVTGKVPIYVSCLDSPDELCYLAFEKHDAAPAPPRRR, from the exons ATGGGCCTGCCCTGGCCCTTTGCGCGGCGAGGGacctcggccgctgcagaggtgCCCGGGCCGTCGGGCTCTGGAGGCGGGGGGGCTCTCTTTGGCCGGCCCCTGGCAGATCTCTGCAGCCAGGACAGCACGCTGCCCCAGACCATCCAG gacctgctggctctgctgcacgAGCACGGGCCATCCACGGAGGGGATCTTCCGGCTGGCGGCCAGCGAGCGGGCCTCCCGGGAGCTCAGGGAGGCCCTCGACAGCGGAGCAGAGGTCCGCCTCGAAAGCCAGCCTGCGCATCTGCTGGCCATCGTCCTGAAG GACTTCCTCCACAAGATCCCCTCCAAGCTCCTCGAGGCAGAGCTCTACGAGGAGTGGATGAGCGCCCTGCAGAAGtccagcaggcaggagaagcTGGCAGGACTGAAGGAGTATGTGTGGCGAGCAGCCTGCCTGCTCCACGGAGAATGGCAGAGG GGTGGCCGGCAAGTTGCCCGAGGCCAACCTCCTCCTGCTCAAGCGCTTGCTGGCCCTGCTGCAAAACATCAGCAGGAACGCGGCCACCAGCAGGATGACTGCCGGCAACCTGGCCATCTGCGTGGGGCCAAACCTCCTCAGCCCACCCGAGGAGCACACGCTCCCCCGGACGCCCTGGTGCAGGTGACGGGCAAG GTGCCCATCTACGTTTCCTGCTTGGATTCCCCAGATGAGCTCTGTTACCTGGCCTTCGAGAAGCACgatgcagccccagcaccacctCGGCGGAGGTGA